From the genome of Podospora pseudoanserina strain CBS 124.78 chromosome 7 map unlocalized CBS124.78p_7.2, whole genome shotgun sequence, one region includes:
- the PDE1 gene encoding 3',5'-cyclic-nucleotide phosphodiesterase pde1 (COG:T; EggNog:ENOG503NZCR; BUSCO:EOG092620FM), producing the protein MGGGGGTEVANGEEAVVSATHNNTNAGDDAAQQQQQQPALHVIVLGSGGGPFENNVTSFLVRSVSSKWGRSSVVAFDAGVHLGAIAKILEDTQPMTLTQESLPHTLTTGPFAGLEINNVSPKANALDIVQDLVETYVISHPHLDHIAGLVVNTAGMRRPKRLAGLPVTIEGFKKHIFNNIIWPNLSDENNGHGLITYMRLVEGGSPALGEGDTRGYLEIGDGLAIKVFSVSHGHCVEKHSHRGSTTSMRHGSFDASSLGPASFDLRGSMSGRRSPSRSIALGLNHPGTSISLPPFIQLQQQERAQSVAPGRTSSLSDRLPLEESYCVYDSSAYFFQHVPTGREILMFGDVEPDSESLTPRNLFVWQIAAPKIAAGKLTAIFIECSYDNSVTRDRLYGHLAPRYLAEEMTALAKEVLAAKNAPPAPPPPQTYPSSRRPSHASVMPKSRRASHAENVLYPQSRRGSITSAPAADNKKRKREAGGVSGLEDGASIQLSKRKSTPQPQVKTEGTGAGNTKQPEKEDHPISPRTVQPNRRAVGGTVPQDYFLQGGNNQGGGNQPPTPHLATPTGELSLSDVEPAGVRPPQEDVNMQEGPATPLSNDPHATLAESVEGDGDDENQDKEMMEEENELRGLLRGLKVVIIHVKDKLGEDGVEAREVIQEELREVERGLGLGCEFVVCRQGDSLFL; encoded by the exons AtggggggcggaggaggaactgAGGTCGCaaatggggaggaggctgttgtttCTGCCAcgcacaacaacaccaatgctggagatgatgcagcacagcaacaacaacaacaacctgcGCTGCATGTCATTGTTCTT GGCTCGGGAGGCGGGCCGTTCGAAAATAATGTCACCTCGTTCTTAGTACGGTCTGTCTCGTCAAAATGGGGCAGGAGTTCGGTGGTTGCTTTTGATGCGGGTGTTCATCTGGGGGCTATCGCGAAGATATTGGAGGACACCCAACCAATGACGTTGACACAGGAGTCGCTTCCACATACTCTGACTACCGGTCCTTTTGCCGGACTCGAGATCAATAATGTCAGCCCCAAGGCGAACGCCCTTGATATTGTGCAGGACTTGGTCGAGACCTATGTCATCAGCCACCCGCACCTGGACCACATTGCTGGTTTGGTCGTCAACACTGCTGGCATGCGCCGACCCAAGAGGCTAGCCGGTCTTCCAGTGACGATAGAGGGGTTCAAGAAACACATTTTCAACAATATCATCTGGCCAAATTTGAGCGACGAGAACAACGGCCACGGGCTGATTACTTACATGAggctggtggagggtggCTCTCCAGCtctcggggagggggacacCAGAGGCTATCTCGAGATAGGGGATGGCCTAGCCATCAAAGTCTTCAGCGTCAGCCACGGCCACTGTGTAGAGAAACACAGCCACCGAGGCAGCACAACCAGCATGCGACACGGCAGCTTCGACGCCTCTTCCCTCGGCCCGGCGTCGTTCGATCTCAGAGGTAGCATGTCCGGCCGCCGCTCCCCCAGCAGGTCAATAGCCCTAGgcctcaaccaccccggCACgagcatctccctccccccattcatccagctccaacaacaagaacgcGCCCAATCAGTCGCCCCCGGCCGAACCTCTTCCCTGTCTGACCGACTCCCCCTCGAGGAATCCTACTGCGTCTACGACAGCTCGGCCTACTTCTTCCAGCACGTCCCCACCGGAAGGGAAATCCTCATGTTTGGCGACGTCGAGCCCGACAGCGAAAGTCTCACGCCCCGCAACCTATTCGTCTGGCAGATTGCCGCGCCCAAGATCGCGGCGGGGAAATTAACAGCCATTTTTATCGAGTGCAGTTATGACAACTCTGTCACCCGGGACAGGTTATACGGCCACCTGGCACCGAGATATCTCGCCGAAGAAATGACGGCTCTGGCAAAGGAGGTTTTGGCAGCGAAAAACGCGCCccctgcaccaccaccaccgcagacATACCCTTCTTCTCGAAGACCAAGCCATGCTTCTGTCATGCCTAAATCCCGAAGGGCAAGCCACGCGGAGAATGTGCTCTATCCTCAGAGCAGAAGGGGTAGCATAACCAGTGCCCCGGCCGCCGACAACAAAAAACGGAAGAGGGAAGCCGGTGGTGTTTCGGGATTGGAAGATGGGGCGAGCATACAGCTgtccaaaagaaaaagtacACCCCAGCCGCAGGTCAAAACGGAGGGGACGGGGGCGGGGAATACAAAGCAGCCGGAAAAGGAGGACCATCCCATATCACCGAGGACGGTGCAGCCTAATCGTCGGGCTGTAGGTGGCACCGTTCCACAAGATTACTTTTTGCAGGGTGGGAATAATCAGGGGGGTGGAAACCAACCACCTACACCGCACCTGGCGACCCCAACGGGGGAGTTGAGCTTGTCGGACGTCGAACCTGCTGGTGTCCGACCCCCCCAGGAGGATGTCAACATGCAGGAGGGCCCGGCGACGCCGCTGAGCAACGACCCCCATGCTACACTGGCCGAGTCGGtagaaggagatggcgacgacgagaacCAAGacaaggagatgatggaagaggagaatgAGCTGAGAgggctgttgagggggttgaaggtggtgattATACATGTCAAGGACAAGTTAggggaggacggggtggaggcgagggaggttaTACAAGAGGAactgagggaggtggagaggggcttggggttggggtgtgAGTTTGTTGTCTGTAGGCAGGGGGATAGTTTGTTTTTATAG
- a CDS encoding uncharacterized protein (EggNog:ENOG503P6J8), with product MDTTLGSEYGHDDLFSNYVDDVYDSIYPDLDPSETTSQPTHTLPEVAQNPPTTETAQRNTFIFGSDNNTIIQNTARQVWNSNAMNSFYDIFRAPSPVSGNTQDLVTETPATQNLMGPQNKPRTLSDKLRQGKKIILSCRNDGKVKNEDPADIYEKPPTVQAWGPLIKHARVTEHLFEYCRYYVELNPAKRFTQDELILFMKGTECPNPERKLTLWIQNSPSQVNGRYAMGGNSAKCRYKHCPGNFTIWKGFLRIAFDEFSDKTGLHLDPFHNAGYMHLHCFEKIFDLAYLIHYGAAQHGFQIKPDVRTFPIESRNPMSLLRDHPQMLNAYYQWLRDNKQRCDLLFMAQADHDGFHIPSPPSHHTTLGYKLTMYHLSHEVSHRVNMRENRGGAHIGIHKGNLERFMHIKAKMRDGKNNVNKRRSRDDDKEEEEGDTQDSITYNPRPTKRPRGCKVASIDTSVDSTPTPVNIPFNTDLNTNPIVMGNFNYQIPDFNMMGMEIGMGNLTGFPLNFNTYPVITNPQQRILPTTTISPTTLQSPGPRTRLRSREMSTSLVGFLNTHPNLTLTQAQEIGAAIADEPSYIQDNILSAVQPETANTLLRDGIVPEVGSKIKKLNKRQLKDLERVIERIEKNGNMTRASSMW from the coding sequence atggATACCACCCTCGGATCAGAGTATGGTCATGATGACCTCTTCTCTAACTACGTTGACGATGTCTATGACTCGATCTACCCGGACTTGGACCCATCGGAGACCACATCTCAACCTACTCACACACTCCCGGAGGTTGCCCAGAACCCTCCCACCACTGAAACTGCTCAGCGGAACACTTTCATCTTTGGTTCCGataacaacaccatcattcAAAACACTGCTCGGCAGGTGTGGAACTCTAACGCCATGAATTCTTTCTACGATATCTTTAGGGCTCCCTCCCCGGTTTCTGGTAACACCCAAGACCTCGTCACTGAAACCCCCGCAACTCAAAACCTCATGGGCCCTCAAAACAAGCCTCGAACCCTGTCGGACAAGCTTCGCCAGGGCAAGAAGATCATTCTCAGCTGCAGGAACGACGGAAAGGTCAAGAACGAGGACCCTGCCGACATCTACGAGAAGCCCCCCACTGTTCAAGCCTGGGGCCCTCTTATCAAGCACGCTAGGGTTACTGAACATCTCTTTGAGTACTGCAGGTATTACGTCGAGTTGAATCCGGCCAAGCGATTCACCCAGGATGAActcatcctcttcatgaAGGGTACTGAGTGCCCCAACCCGGAGAGAAAACTCACCCTTTGGATCCAGAACTCACCTTCTCAGGTCAACGGCCGGTACGCCATGGGCGGCAACTCCGCCAAGTGCCGGTATAAGCATTGCCCTGGTAATTTCACCATCTGGAAGGGTTTTCTCCGAATTGCCTTTGATGAGTTCTCCGACAAGACCGGTCTCCATCTCGATCCCTTTCACAATGCAGGCTACATGCATCTTCACTGCTTTGAAAAGATTTTTGATCTTGCCTACCTTATTCACTACGGCGCTGCCCAGCATGGATTTCAAATCAAGCCCGATGTGCGGACCTTCCCCATCGAGTCCAGAAATCCCATGTCTCTACTCCGCGATCACCCCCAGATGCTCAATGCCTACTATCAATGGCTGCGGGACAACAAGCAGCGCTGTGATCTACTCTTTATGGCACAGGCTGATCATGACGGCTTCCATATCCCTAGCCCACCTTCGCACCACACTACCCTCGGGTACAAGCTCACCATGTACCACCTTTCCCATGAGGTATCGCACAGGGTGAATATGCGTGAGAACCGCGGTGGCGCACATATTGGTATTCACAAGGGTAACCTGGAACGTTTCATGCACATCAAAGCCAAGATGCGGGATGGAAAAAACAACGTCAACAAACGGCGGTCCCgtgatgatgacaaggaggaggaggaaggcgacaCTCAGGATAGCATTACTTACAACCCTAGGCCTACCAAGAGGCCTAGGGGTTGCAAGGTTGCTTCCATCGACACCTCCGTCGACTCTACTCCTACTCCGGTCAACATCCCCTTCAACACTGACCTCAATACCAACCCCATTGTCATGGGTAACTTCAATTACCAGATCCCTGACTTCAacatgatggggatggagataGGGATGGGGAATCTCACCGGCTTCCCACTCAACTTCAACACCTACCCCGTCATTACTAACCCACAGCAGCGCATCCTTCCTACCACCACAAtttcccccaccaccctccaatcCCCCGGACCTCGCACGCGCCTTAGAAGCCGTGAGATGtccacctccctcgtcggcttcctcaacacccaccccaatCTCACCCTTACTCAAGCCCAAGAGATCGGTGCGGCTATCGCTGACGAGCCCTCTTACATCCAGGACAATATCCTCTCGGCTGTTCAGCCTGAGACGGCCAACACCCTCCTGCGGGATGGGATTGTCCCGGAGGTGGGAagcaagatcaagaagctgaaTAAAAGGCAGCTGAAGGATctggagagggtgattgAGAGGATTGAGAAGAATGGAAATATGACGAGGGCTTCGAGTATGTGGTAG